One window of Oncorhynchus kisutch isolate 150728-3 unplaced genomic scaffold, Okis_V2 Okis05a-Okis16b_hom, whole genome shotgun sequence genomic DNA carries:
- the LOC109883702 gene encoding protein boule-like isoform X1 has product MENEITLISICTQTSTPSPPPAPVSQDPSNDTSPSHHAPRFGTIIPNRIFVGGIDFKTNESDLRRFFSQHGAVKEVKIVIDRAGVSKGYGFVTFETQEDTERILHDADRLCFRDKRLNIGQAVRKQQVGGHPNSFSVSSHTPAMIPTPCGTMYLTTPTGYPYTYHNGVAYFHTPEMSPSTPYHWPSRSVPGSPVMLTHQPPPIYQQPAYHHYQAPTQCHPSHLQWNVPQSPVPSSPVLYMQPSELLYQPMEQPSDGGCVQPAMPLIEAPIPEQQFIDHMVQPAYNHTLSYYPQSPGGMTPVMIQQEPGKEQKFHATRRGYPSSPASLKPRYGRNPHYAHLRKEYRPEITTDPSPPPATEPLK; this is encoded by the exons ATGGAGAACGAAATAACC CTAATCTCAATCTGCACGCAGACCagcactccctctcctcctcctgctccagtGTCTCAAGACCCCAGCAACgacacctctccctctcaccatgcCCCCCGCTTTGGCACCATCATCCCTAACCGCATCTTTGTGGGAGGCATTGATTTCAAG ACCAATGAGAGCGACCTGAGACGCTTCTTCTCCCAGCATGGAGCAGTGAAGGAGGTGAAGATAGTGATTGACCGTGCTGGGGTGTCAAAAGG ATATGGCTTTGTTACCTTTGAGACCCAGGAGGATACAGAGAGAATCCTTCATGAT GCTGACAGACTGTGCTTCCGGGACAAGAGGCTCAACATTGGCCAGGCCGTCCGCAAGCAGCAAGTAGGAGGTCACC caAACAGCTTCTCTGTGTCCAGCCATACTCCTGCCATGATACCCACCCCCTGTGGAACCATGTACCTCACCACCCCTACGGGGTACCCCTACACCTACCACAACGGAGTGGCTTACTTCCACACCCCAGAGATGAGCCCCTCCACCCCCTACCACTGGCCC TCCCGCTCAGTGCCTGGCTCTCCAGTCATGCTGacccaccagcctccacccaTCTACCAGCAGCCAGCCTAccatcactaccag GCCCCTACACAGTGTCACCCTAGTCACCTGCAATGGAACGTTCCTCAG tctccaGTGCCCTCCAGCCCAGTGTTGTACATGCAGCCCTCTGAGCTCCTGTACCAGCCCATGGAGCAGCCCAGTGACGGGGGCTGTGTCCAGCCTGCCATGCCCCTCATAGAGGCCCCCATCCCAGAG CAGCAGTTCATCGACCACATGGTGCAACCAGCCTACAATCACACGTTATCATACTACCCACAAAGTCCAGGGGGGATGACACCTGTGATGATACAGCAAGAACCAGGAAAG GAACAGAAGTTCCACGCCACGAGGCGAGGTTACCCCTCCTCGCCGGCCAGCCTGAAGCCCAGGTACGGCCGCAACCCGCACTACGCCCACCTGCGCAAGGAGTACCGCCC
- the LOC109883702 gene encoding protein boule-like isoform X3 has product MENEITTSTPSPPPAPVSQDPSNDTSPSHHAPRFGTIIPNRIFVGGIDFKTNESDLRRFFSQHGAVKEVKIVIDRAGVSKGYGFVTFETQEDTERILHDADRLCFRDKRLNIGQAVRKQQVGGHPNSFSVSSHTPAMIPTPCGTMYLTTPTGYPYTYHNGVAYFHTPEMSPSTPYHWPSRSVPGSPVMLTHQPPPIYQQPAYHHYQAPTQCHPSHLQWNVPQSPVPSSPVLYMQPSELLYQPMEQPSDGGCVQPAMPLIEAPIPEQQFIDHMVQPAYNHTLSYYPQSPGGMTPVMIQQEPGKEQKFHATRRGYPSSPASLKPRYGRNPHYAHLRKEYRPEITTDPSPPPATEPLK; this is encoded by the exons ATGGAGAACGAAATAACC ACCagcactccctctcctcctcctgctccagtGTCTCAAGACCCCAGCAACgacacctctccctctcaccatgcCCCCCGCTTTGGCACCATCATCCCTAACCGCATCTTTGTGGGAGGCATTGATTTCAAG ACCAATGAGAGCGACCTGAGACGCTTCTTCTCCCAGCATGGAGCAGTGAAGGAGGTGAAGATAGTGATTGACCGTGCTGGGGTGTCAAAAGG ATATGGCTTTGTTACCTTTGAGACCCAGGAGGATACAGAGAGAATCCTTCATGAT GCTGACAGACTGTGCTTCCGGGACAAGAGGCTCAACATTGGCCAGGCCGTCCGCAAGCAGCAAGTAGGAGGTCACC caAACAGCTTCTCTGTGTCCAGCCATACTCCTGCCATGATACCCACCCCCTGTGGAACCATGTACCTCACCACCCCTACGGGGTACCCCTACACCTACCACAACGGAGTGGCTTACTTCCACACCCCAGAGATGAGCCCCTCCACCCCCTACCACTGGCCC TCCCGCTCAGTGCCTGGCTCTCCAGTCATGCTGacccaccagcctccacccaTCTACCAGCAGCCAGCCTAccatcactaccag GCCCCTACACAGTGTCACCCTAGTCACCTGCAATGGAACGTTCCTCAG tctccaGTGCCCTCCAGCCCAGTGTTGTACATGCAGCCCTCTGAGCTCCTGTACCAGCCCATGGAGCAGCCCAGTGACGGGGGCTGTGTCCAGCCTGCCATGCCCCTCATAGAGGCCCCCATCCCAGAG CAGCAGTTCATCGACCACATGGTGCAACCAGCCTACAATCACACGTTATCATACTACCCACAAAGTCCAGGGGGGATGACACCTGTGATGATACAGCAAGAACCAGGAAAG GAACAGAAGTTCCACGCCACGAGGCGAGGTTACCCCTCCTCGCCGGCCAGCCTGAAGCCCAGGTACGGCCGCAACCCGCACTACGCCCACCTGCGCAAGGAGTACCGCCC
- the LOC109883702 gene encoding protein boule-like isoform X2 — MENEITLISICTQTSTPSPPPAPVSQDPSNDTSPSHHAPRFGTIIPNRIFVGGIDFKTNESDLRRFFSQHGAVKEVKIVIDRAGVSKGYGFVTFETQEDTERILHDADRLCFRDKRLNIGQAVRKQQVGGHPNSFSVSSHTPAMIPTPCGTMYLTTPTGYPYTYHNGVAYFHTPEMSPSTPYHWPSRSVPGSPVMLTHQPPPIYQQPAYHHYQAPTQCHPSHLQWNVPQSPVPSSPVLYMQPSELLYQPMEQPSDGGCVQPAMPLIEAPIPEQFIDHMVQPAYNHTLSYYPQSPGGMTPVMIQQEPGKEQKFHATRRGYPSSPASLKPRYGRNPHYAHLRKEYRPEITTDPSPPPATEPLK, encoded by the exons ATGGAGAACGAAATAACC CTAATCTCAATCTGCACGCAGACCagcactccctctcctcctcctgctccagtGTCTCAAGACCCCAGCAACgacacctctccctctcaccatgcCCCCCGCTTTGGCACCATCATCCCTAACCGCATCTTTGTGGGAGGCATTGATTTCAAG ACCAATGAGAGCGACCTGAGACGCTTCTTCTCCCAGCATGGAGCAGTGAAGGAGGTGAAGATAGTGATTGACCGTGCTGGGGTGTCAAAAGG ATATGGCTTTGTTACCTTTGAGACCCAGGAGGATACAGAGAGAATCCTTCATGAT GCTGACAGACTGTGCTTCCGGGACAAGAGGCTCAACATTGGCCAGGCCGTCCGCAAGCAGCAAGTAGGAGGTCACC caAACAGCTTCTCTGTGTCCAGCCATACTCCTGCCATGATACCCACCCCCTGTGGAACCATGTACCTCACCACCCCTACGGGGTACCCCTACACCTACCACAACGGAGTGGCTTACTTCCACACCCCAGAGATGAGCCCCTCCACCCCCTACCACTGGCCC TCCCGCTCAGTGCCTGGCTCTCCAGTCATGCTGacccaccagcctccacccaTCTACCAGCAGCCAGCCTAccatcactaccag GCCCCTACACAGTGTCACCCTAGTCACCTGCAATGGAACGTTCCTCAG tctccaGTGCCCTCCAGCCCAGTGTTGTACATGCAGCCCTCTGAGCTCCTGTACCAGCCCATGGAGCAGCCCAGTGACGGGGGCTGTGTCCAGCCTGCCATGCCCCTCATAGAGGCCCCCATCCCAGAG CAGTTCATCGACCACATGGTGCAACCAGCCTACAATCACACGTTATCATACTACCCACAAAGTCCAGGGGGGATGACACCTGTGATGATACAGCAAGAACCAGGAAAG GAACAGAAGTTCCACGCCACGAGGCGAGGTTACCCCTCCTCGCCGGCCAGCCTGAAGCCCAGGTACGGCCGCAACCCGCACTACGCCCACCTGCGCAAGGAGTACCGCCC
- the LOC109876818 gene encoding gamma-crystallin M3-like, giving the protein MNGKIIFYEDRNFQGCSYECSSDCSELSSHLNRCNSCRVESGMFMVYDRPNYMGHQYFLRRGEYPEYQHMLGFNDCIRSCRMIPQHMGQFRMRIYEKENFGGQMHEVMEDCDSIQERYHMPEMQSCNVMDGHWVMYEQPQFRGMQTYLRPGEYRNTREMGMGNDEMRFQSMRRISSDAAF; this is encoded by the exons ATGAACGGAAAG ATCATCTTCTACGAGGACAGGAACTTCCAGGGCTGCTCCTATGAGTGCAGCAGCGACTGCTCCGAGCTCTCCTCCCACCTGAACAGGTGCAACTCCTGCAGGGTGGAGAGTGGCATGTTCATGGTGTACGACCGGCCCAACTAcatgggccaccagtacttcctgaGGAGGGGAGAGTACCCTGAGTACCAGCACATGTTAGGCTTCAACGACTGCATCAGGTCTTGTCGTATGATCCCCCAG CACATGGGCCAGTTCAGGATGAGGATCTACGAGAAGGAGAACTTCGGAGGCCAGATGCACGAGGTGATGGAAGACTGTGACTCCATCCAGGAGCGTTACCATATGCCCGAGATGCAGTCCTGCAACGTGATGGACGGCCACTGGGTCATGTACGAGCAGCCCCAATTCAGAGGCATGCAGACCTACCTGAGGCCTGGAGAGTACAGGAACACGAGAGAGATGGGAATGGGAAATGATGAAATGAGGTTCCAGTCCATGAGGCGCATCAGCAGCGATGCTGCCTTTTAA